The proteins below come from a single Spirochaetia bacterium 38H-sp genomic window:
- a CDS encoding carbonic anhydrase family protein, translating to MKNLRGIIVLIVLLLFTVCAGALYADSEMHWSYSGEYGPQNWHKLPGSQANGKKQSPINIPSDAPINENGIKFFYMDSLLNIENNGHTIKVSYERGSYILVEGKKYNLLQFHFHAPSEHTFSGEHFPMETHFVHQSDDGEYAVIGLFLKKGEYNSAYASIWEHFPEEGEKKETDTVINAKTLLPERKSYYRYDGSFTTPPCTEGVKWFVLKDSVELSDDQISQFEKFYKSNNRPIQPFNRRGFYLGGEEQKKDSFLPVFVIIGIVIIAIGIMFFFMQGKKSEKR from the coding sequence ATGAAAAATTTAAGAGGCATTATTGTGCTAATTGTGTTACTTTTGTTTACAGTGTGTGCTGGTGCTCTCTATGCGGATTCAGAAATGCATTGGAGTTACTCCGGTGAATACGGTCCTCAGAACTGGCACAAATTACCCGGTTCTCAGGCAAATGGAAAAAAACAATCTCCAATAAATATTCCATCCGACGCACCTATTAATGAAAATGGTATAAAATTCTTTTATATGGATTCTTTACTTAATATTGAGAATAATGGGCATACCATAAAAGTATCCTATGAAAGAGGAAGCTATATTTTGGTAGAGGGTAAAAAATACAACCTTCTACAATTTCACTTTCATGCTCCAAGCGAACATACTTTTTCCGGGGAACATTTTCCTATGGAAACTCACTTTGTGCATCAGAGTGATGATGGCGAGTATGCTGTTATCGGATTGTTTTTAAAAAAAGGGGAATATAATTCGGCATATGCTTCTATATGGGAACACTTTCCTGAAGAAGGAGAAAAAAAAGAAACAGATACAGTCATAAATGCAAAAACACTTCTTCCCGAGAGAAAATCATATTACAGATATGATGGTTCTTTTACTACTCCGCCATGTACAGAAGGTGTAAAATGGTTTGTTTTAAAAGATTCAGTAGAACTTTCTGATGATCAAATAAGCCAGTTTGAGAAATTTTACAAAAGCAACAATCGTCCGATACAACCATTCAATAGAAGAGGTTTTTATCTGGGGGGGGAAGAGCAAAAAAAAGACAGCTTTTTGCCCGTATTTGTTATAATAGGAATTGTTATAATTGCAATAGGAATAATGTTTTTCTTTATGCAAGGAAAAAAATCAGAGAAAAGATAA
- a CDS encoding TIGR00730 family Rossman fold protein has product MKSILFFCGSLYGKSDKYAVLAAEIGKICASCGHRLVYGGGDRGIMGALAKAHLGAGGRVLGILPGFMRGWVEELPGAEYCYVSSMAERKMRMLSESDYALVLPGGIGTMDEFFEIATLVQLRQTNIGLGIVNQDSFFTHLVSQLDVMVKEGFLGSYDHLFDIFYDIDSLFDFLRKL; this is encoded by the coding sequence ATGAAAAGTATCTTGTTTTTTTGCGGATCTTTATACGGTAAATCCGATAAATATGCGGTTTTAGCTGCTGAGATAGGTAAAATTTGCGCTTCTTGCGGGCATAGACTTGTCTATGGCGGCGGAGATAGGGGAATAATGGGGGCTCTTGCAAAGGCTCATCTTGGTGCTGGAGGCAGAGTTTTGGGGATTCTTCCTGGTTTTATGCGGGGATGGGTAGAGGAACTGCCTGGTGCAGAGTATTGTTATGTTTCTTCTATGGCTGAGAGGAAAATGCGTATGCTGTCTGAGTCTGATTATGCTCTTGTTCTTCCAGGTGGTATAGGGACTATGGATGAGTTTTTTGAGATTGCAACTCTTGTGCAACTGAGGCAAACAAATATAGGGCTTGGTATTGTGAATCAGGATTCTTTTTTTACCCATCTTGTTTCTCAGCTGGATGTTATGGTAAAAGAGGGGTTTCTTGGGTCATATGATCATTTGTTTGATATTTTTTATGATATTGATTCTCTTTTTGATTTTTTAAGAAAATTATAG
- a CDS encoding class I SAM-dependent methyltransferase, protein MANLVVYAASYGKNIGTGHIARAVSIVDSLRMIGISAKILPVDISKKHSVFADSSVIEKFSCYYQVDSNLFLSHIPDDILFSVLDFRYYRRDVFDVLRKYSFLVGIDPDYKSSGYCDISFSAFPVLHKGRVNTFVNPLTKKSIGVLSSTGLSKNNRDKILLVTMGGQDPYLLTEWVQNNILSDKRLSDYRKIVVSGPSFDRKIKPTCGEEIITPRKDEFAKLLVDSDIVITSFGLTAYESAFCKAKTWLLCPSSYHKRLADIAGFPAFLPNKNAQDAFFSFFTGEDKEQSVYTVFSYPMVEDLLANFYSFLKMSRGCPSCSSVRRKLIERFSDRSFVTCVSCKTEYELVFDGHVKMYKKEYFFEEYKNQYGKTYIEDFDNIKKMGKARLSFISSVMGIEKQNSGLKLLDVGCAYGPFLSAAKDAGFIPYGLDVSDDAVRYVQDVLGFTAWKSDFSSSNGKSEWEKEKWDVLSMWYVIEHFKHLDIVLSKCHSLIREGGVLAFSTPNARGLSRIFSKKKFYKNSPKDHYILLHPSSAKKILYRYGFSVRRVRGTGIHPERIPFIGRLAGKNPLVMRVFSFFVTLLRLGDTFEVYAVRLPDKKRP, encoded by the coding sequence ATGGCTAATCTTGTTGTTTATGCAGCTTCTTATGGTAAGAATATCGGCACAGGACATATTGCTCGTGCTGTAAGCATTGTGGATTCCCTAAGAATGATAGGGATTTCTGCAAAGATTTTGCCTGTGGATATATCAAAAAAACACTCTGTTTTTGCTGATTCTTCTGTTATAGAAAAGTTTTCCTGTTATTATCAGGTAGATAGCAATCTTTTTTTGTCCCATATACCTGATGATATTCTTTTTTCTGTTCTGGATTTTCGTTATTACAGGCGTGATGTGTTTGATGTTTTAAGAAAATACTCTTTTCTTGTTGGTATTGATCCTGATTATAAAAGCTCTGGATATTGTGATATAAGTTTTTCTGCCTTTCCTGTGTTACACAAAGGCAGGGTAAATACTTTTGTCAATCCTCTGACAAAAAAATCAATAGGGGTATTGTCTTCTACAGGGCTTTCTAAAAACAACAGAGATAAAATTTTGCTTGTAACTATGGGAGGACAGGATCCGTATTTGCTTACAGAATGGGTTCAAAACAATATACTTTCGGACAAAAGATTGTCTGATTATCGCAAGATTGTTGTTTCCGGTCCGAGTTTTGACCGCAAGATAAAGCCGACTTGTGGAGAAGAAATCATCACCCCTAGAAAAGATGAGTTTGCAAAGCTTCTTGTTGATTCTGATATTGTGATAACTTCCTTTGGGCTTACTGCATACGAATCTGCATTCTGTAAGGCAAAAACATGGCTTTTGTGTCCCTCTTCTTATCATAAGAGACTTGCGGATATTGCTGGTTTCCCTGCATTTCTGCCCAATAAAAATGCACAAGATGCTTTTTTTTCTTTTTTTACAGGAGAGGATAAAGAGCAGTCTGTTTATACTGTTTTCTCTTATCCTATGGTAGAAGACTTGCTTGCGAATTTTTACAGCTTTTTGAAGATGAGCAGAGGGTGTCCGTCTTGTTCTTCTGTACGTCGCAAGCTTATAGAGCGTTTTTCCGACAGAAGTTTTGTTACCTGTGTTAGTTGCAAAACAGAATACGAGCTCGTTTTTGATGGTCATGTTAAGATGTATAAAAAAGAATACTTTTTTGAGGAATATAAGAATCAATATGGAAAAACTTATATAGAAGATTTTGATAATATAAAGAAAATGGGCAAAGCAAGACTGAGTTTTATTTCTTCTGTAATGGGAATAGAAAAACAAAATTCAGGTCTCAAGCTGCTTGATGTTGGTTGTGCTTATGGTCCTTTTTTGTCTGCTGCAAAGGATGCGGGGTTTATTCCATATGGGCTTGATGTTTCTGATGATGCTGTGAGGTATGTCCAGGATGTTCTAGGTTTTACTGCATGGAAATCAGATTTTTCTTCCTCTAATGGGAAAAGCGAATGGGAAAAAGAAAAATGGGATGTTCTTAGTATGTGGTATGTTATTGAGCATTTTAAACATCTGGATATTGTACTGTCAAAATGTCACTCTCTTATAAGGGAGGGGGGGGTTCTTGCTTTTTCTACTCCCAATGCGCGAGGGCTTTCCCGTATTTTTTCAAAAAAAAAGTTTTATAAAAATAGTCCTAAAGATCATTATATCTTGTTGCATCCGTCTTCTGCAAAAAAGATTCTTTACAGATACGGTTTTTCTGTGAGAAGAGTAAGGGGTACGGGTATACATCCAGAGAGGATACCCTTTATAGGCAGGCTGGCTGGAAAAAATCCTCTTGTCATGCGTGTGTTTTCTTTTTTTGTTACTTTGCTTAGACTTGGGGATACTTTTGAGGTTTATGCCGTAAGGTTGCCTGATAAAAAAAGGCCTTGA
- a CDS encoding ATP-grasp domain-containing protein: MTIFILGASVMQLPAIKIAKRLGWFVAVADANPDAPGVAIADEFFDADLKDTNSLIDAAKKLKESRGLDAVFTAGTDFSTSVAIVAEAMGLPGIPYDVALRAKNKAVMRKTLADFGIPVPRWFVYRKGDKLEDGFKSLGNGPWVVKPADNMGARGVVLAYSEEEAFSAVDDAIRFSPSGEVIIEDFIDGPEFSIDALVYNGEVHICGVADRHIYFPPYFVELGHTMPTSASRQVISELEDVFKKAVVAIGIKNGAAKGDVFYSKNGPVIGEIAARLSGGYMSGWTYPYSSGTDITEHALKIAAGLAPGDLSPKWHKTSAERAFISIPGRVSGIDGLDTARLSLGIKKVFCRIKQGDIVNFPVNNVQKCGNIISQADTRESATSCAEKAVSRIKIILEPDNKMTRDFLFFDNNLPWAFPLDYTERRLQRLFSEPDSENQENKIIKKNNLTILLPRWLLTIEKRDWHYQTITQILDELIEYAANNIKKKTILSGKFWRALLKGGYQGARWYIDTITSGKQPYRE, encoded by the coding sequence ATGACCATATTTATTCTTGGAGCTTCTGTTATGCAGCTTCCTGCTATTAAGATTGCAAAAAGGCTTGGGTGGTTTGTAGCTGTTGCGGATGCTAATCCCGATGCTCCTGGGGTAGCGATTGCTGATGAGTTTTTTGATGCGGATTTAAAAGATACGAATTCTCTTATAGATGCGGCAAAAAAGCTAAAAGAGAGCAGGGGGCTTGATGCTGTTTTTACTGCAGGTACTGATTTCTCTACTTCTGTTGCAATTGTTGCAGAAGCTATGGGACTACCTGGTATTCCTTATGATGTTGCCCTCCGGGCAAAAAATAAGGCTGTTATGAGAAAGACCCTGGCTGATTTTGGGATTCCTGTTCCGCGATGGTTTGTTTATAGAAAGGGGGACAAACTTGAAGACGGTTTTAAGAGCTTGGGCAATGGGCCATGGGTTGTCAAGCCTGCGGATAACATGGGAGCACGCGGTGTTGTGCTGGCTTACTCCGAAGAGGAAGCGTTTTCTGCAGTGGATGACGCTATACGATTTTCTCCTAGTGGAGAGGTTATAATAGAAGATTTTATAGATGGACCTGAGTTCAGCATAGATGCACTGGTTTACAATGGAGAGGTTCATATATGTGGAGTAGCTGACAGGCATATATATTTCCCGCCGTACTTTGTGGAGCTTGGCCATACCATGCCTACATCAGCATCCAGACAAGTCATCTCAGAGCTGGAAGATGTCTTTAAGAAAGCAGTTGTAGCAATAGGAATAAAAAACGGAGCTGCAAAGGGTGACGTGTTCTATTCAAAAAACGGCCCCGTAATAGGTGAGATAGCTGCAAGACTATCTGGAGGTTATATGTCGGGATGGACATACCCATACTCAAGCGGAACAGACATAACAGAGCATGCCCTCAAAATTGCAGCAGGATTGGCCCCTGGAGACTTATCTCCAAAATGGCACAAAACAAGTGCGGAGAGAGCCTTTATATCAATCCCCGGACGCGTATCTGGCATAGATGGCTTGGATACTGCACGCCTTTCTTTGGGCATAAAAAAAGTCTTTTGCAGAATAAAACAGGGAGACATCGTAAACTTTCCCGTAAATAACGTCCAAAAATGCGGCAACATCATAAGCCAAGCAGACACAAGAGAAAGTGCTACAAGCTGTGCAGAAAAAGCAGTATCCCGCATAAAAATAATCTTGGAACCAGACAACAAAATGACACGCGATTTTTTGTTCTTTGATAACAATCTCCCCTGGGCTTTCCCATTGGACTATACCGAACGGCGCTTACAGCGCCTTTTTTCCGAGCCGGATTCTGAAAACCAGGAGAACAAAATAATTAAAAAAAACAACCTTACAATACTCTTACCGCGATGGCTTCTTACAATAGAAAAACGAGACTGGCACTATCAGACAATTACGCAAATATTGGATGAGCTTATAGAGTATGCAGCAAACAATATAAAGAAAAAGACAATTTTAAGCGGAAAATTTTGGCGTGCCTTGCTTAAAGGCGGTTATCAAGGTGCAAGATGGTATATAGATACCATAACTAGCGGAAAACAGCCATATAGGGAATAG
- a CDS encoding N-acetylmuramoyl-L-alanine amidase: MLVNKKKLVIIILIFLSHIAFSEESISIYKLIQDTEAKLYWDSIGKKGLISTESHFLSFSPESNIAYLDYKNPVAVSFVYSTGKILMDSDTYDRLKNILVPQIKPKIATIIIDPGHGGKDPGTIGTHKLENGKKLILQEKTVVLKTAIILKRILSEKYPDKKIVLTRTNDTYISLEERTEKANAELKLLKEQESILFISIHVNASLNSKASGYEVWYLPEEYRRTVVEKDEVDTNQEEILPILNSMKEEELFTESVMLAKMIETGLTKSIGKYSQSRGLKEEKWFVVRNARMPAVLTEIGFASNKKEAELMAKDEYLQKVASGIYNGISEFIAHYEALNY, from the coding sequence ATGCTGGTAAACAAAAAAAAACTTGTAATTATAATTCTCATATTTCTCTCGCACATAGCTTTTTCAGAAGAATCAATATCTATTTACAAGTTGATACAAGATACAGAAGCAAAATTATATTGGGACAGCATAGGTAAAAAAGGACTTATAAGCACAGAAAGTCATTTTCTATCATTTTCTCCAGAAAGCAATATAGCATATCTGGACTATAAAAACCCCGTAGCAGTATCCTTTGTTTACAGCACAGGCAAGATACTCATGGACTCTGACACATATGACAGACTAAAGAACATCCTTGTACCACAGATAAAACCCAAAATCGCAACAATAATAATAGATCCAGGACACGGAGGAAAAGACCCTGGAACAATAGGAACCCATAAACTGGAGAATGGAAAAAAACTTATATTACAAGAGAAAACCGTTGTTCTTAAAACAGCAATAATCTTAAAGCGGATTCTCTCCGAGAAGTATCCCGACAAAAAAATAGTACTAACCAGGACAAATGACACCTACATATCCCTGGAAGAGAGAACAGAAAAAGCCAATGCAGAACTCAAGCTCTTAAAAGAACAGGAATCCATACTATTTATATCAATACATGTGAACGCCTCGCTTAACTCCAAAGCCTCTGGATACGAAGTCTGGTATCTTCCGGAAGAATACAGAAGAACAGTAGTGGAAAAAGACGAAGTCGATACCAACCAGGAAGAAATACTGCCTATACTCAACAGCATGAAAGAAGAAGAACTTTTTACAGAAAGTGTTATGCTTGCAAAAATGATAGAAACAGGTCTTACAAAAAGCATTGGGAAATACAGTCAGAGCAGAGGATTAAAAGAAGAAAAATGGTTTGTTGTTAGAAATGCAAGAATGCCGGCTGTATTGACAGAAATAGGCTTTGCAAGTAATAAAAAGGAAGCAGAACTTATGGCAAAAGATGAGTACTTGCAGAAAGTAGCCAGTGGAATCTATAATGGCATATCGGAGTTTATAGCACACTATGAGGCTCTTAACTACTGA
- a CDS encoding acylneuraminate cytidylyltransferase, with product MTVVFLQARMDSSRLPAKAMLNIMGKTLIAHAMSALKCVDADAHVLLTDFESANYFFDIASLEGFEIFAGSKEDVLDRFVSAARAYDADTIVRATGDNPLVSSVVANMSLLAHKRMDNDYTVYKDIPIGTGVEVVKRDALEYAHKHSRRSYDREHVTPFLYANPEIFRLAYLDPPSELSFPDARVTVDTFDDYVRVYNIFSHLYEGYPIELKNLVAWLKEHIKVSASS from the coding sequence ATGACAGTAGTTTTTTTGCAGGCAAGAATGGATTCTTCTAGGCTACCTGCTAAGGCTATGCTCAATATTATGGGAAAAACGCTGATTGCCCATGCTATGAGTGCTCTCAAGTGTGTTGATGCTGATGCACATGTTCTTTTAACGGATTTTGAGAGTGCCAATTATTTTTTTGATATTGCTTCTTTGGAAGGGTTTGAAATTTTTGCAGGCAGCAAAGAGGATGTACTTGACAGGTTTGTATCTGCTGCTAGAGCATATGATGCGGATACGATAGTCAGAGCAACGGGTGATAATCCCCTGGTCTCTTCTGTTGTTGCCAATATGAGTCTGTTGGCCCACAAACGTATGGATAATGATTATACTGTGTATAAGGATATACCTATAGGTACTGGAGTAGAGGTTGTAAAACGTGATGCTCTGGAGTATGCACATAAGCATAGCAGAAGGTCCTATGATAGAGAACATGTTACACCTTTTTTGTATGCCAATCCAGAAATTTTCAGATTGGCGTATCTTGATCCGCCTTCTGAGCTTTCTTTTCCTGATGCAAGGGTTACGGTCGACACTTTTGATGACTATGTAAGGGTATATAATATTTTTTCTCATCTTTATGAGGGATACCCCATAGAGCTTAAAAATCTGGTTGCATGGCTCAAAGAGCATATAAAGGTTTCTGCTTCTTCTTAA
- the bioB gene encoding biotin synthase BioB, with amino-acid sequence MERLFLKEIRERAEKGEPISFELGLDVLNASSDVLPDIFAVTNALRIRHFGNRVNLCSIVNARSGACTEDCAFCAQSAYHKTEIDVYPLRGRDGIVDVYNKVDSTLPVNHFGVVTSGEALTDDELDNVISAISHKSRVNWCASLGTLSMEQLLSLKKSGLKRFHHNLETSPDYFSKICTTHSYEERLRTVQNAKQAGLEVCCGGIFGLGEGFEDRVSFALLLNELGVDAIPINFLVPVKGTRLENQPVMKPFDILRSIAMLRLVNPSTEIKVCAGRLLLGDLQSAIFWAGASGMMIGDLLTIAGRSVTEDIAMLDALGLIPVSAPVMCDN; translated from the coding sequence ATGGAAAGATTGTTTTTAAAAGAGATACGAGAAAGAGCGGAAAAGGGTGAGCCTATTTCTTTTGAATTGGGGCTTGATGTTTTAAATGCATCTTCTGATGTTTTGCCAGATATTTTTGCTGTGACCAATGCTCTGCGAATAAGGCACTTTGGCAACAGGGTAAACTTGTGCTCTATTGTTAATGCCAGAAGCGGTGCTTGCACCGAAGATTGTGCTTTTTGTGCTCAGTCGGCTTATCATAAAACAGAGATTGATGTTTATCCACTTAGAGGGAGAGATGGTATTGTTGATGTCTATAATAAAGTTGATAGTACCCTTCCTGTAAATCATTTTGGTGTTGTCACTAGTGGTGAGGCTCTGACGGATGATGAACTGGATAATGTAATTTCTGCTATCTCTCATAAATCCAGGGTAAACTGGTGTGCTTCTCTTGGCACCTTGAGTATGGAACAGCTCCTCAGCTTAAAGAAATCCGGGCTTAAAAGGTTTCATCATAATCTTGAGACTTCCCCAGATTATTTTTCTAAGATTTGTACTACTCATTCTTATGAGGAAAGGTTGAGAACTGTACAAAATGCAAAGCAGGCAGGGTTAGAGGTGTGCTGCGGCGGTATTTTCGGTTTGGGAGAAGGTTTTGAAGATCGTGTTAGTTTTGCACTTCTTTTAAATGAGCTGGGTGTGGATGCTATTCCTATCAATTTTCTTGTGCCTGTAAAGGGAACTAGATTGGAGAATCAGCCTGTAATGAAACCTTTTGATATTCTCAGGTCAATAGCAATGCTGCGACTTGTAAATCCTTCTACAGAGATAAAGGTTTGTGCTGGAAGGTTGCTTCTGGGGGATTTACAATCTGCTATTTTTTGGGCAGGGGCTTCCGGTATGATGATAGGAGATTTGCTTACTATTGCTGGTCGTAGTGTTACTGAGGATATTGCTATGCTTGATGCGTTAGGTCTTATTCCTGTTTCTGCTCCTGTTATGTGTGATAATTAG
- a CDS encoding spiro-SPASM protein, with translation MNYCIILNALFNTEYAYRAFFDGSSAFSRALALARNFGKDVYMVLRRDAELPEGLPGDVRVVRADFSACGFADAVLEVFSDAGCDFVVLMFADSPFFSSKTAQEMIDQHVEFFADYSVAEGYPAGIVPEVLSLRAASAVRKLAEDFTEELRRSLLFDIIKKDINSFDIETLVSEHDVRLLRPSFFADCKRNFLVCQAFMGFFSPDMDAERFAAVVLKNMGLLRSVPAYYQIEVVRGCLQSCSYCPYPKFIDVLSTREFMPIERFSSIIEEIVSFSSDAVIGLSAFGELSLHPDVVKLLEIALSHKELSVLVETSGYGWDVSVLEKISSLDGSDRIKWIVSLDTLNENLYSVIRGDGFSDVMACIDVLKRLFGDNVFLQAVRLRETEDYLESFYRTLKEKQYNVIIQQYDSFCAMLPDKMVVDISPVRRFPCWHISRDMVVMIDGTVPVCKERFLTGPYAGNVFSDSLENIWKNIEKYWDMHLSENYPDYCLNCKEYFTFNF, from the coding sequence ATGAATTATTGTATTATTCTCAATGCACTTTTTAACACTGAGTATGCCTACAGAGCTTTTTTTGACGGAAGCTCTGCTTTTTCTCGTGCACTTGCTCTAGCTCGCAATTTTGGCAAGGATGTTTATATGGTGCTTAGGCGGGATGCTGAGCTTCCTGAAGGACTTCCTGGGGATGTTAGGGTTGTAAGAGCTGATTTTTCTGCTTGCGGTTTTGCAGATGCTGTGCTAGAGGTTTTTTCTGATGCAGGATGCGATTTTGTTGTTCTTATGTTTGCGGATTCTCCTTTTTTCTCTTCTAAGACCGCACAAGAGATGATAGACCAGCATGTTGAGTTTTTTGCAGATTATTCTGTTGCCGAGGGGTATCCTGCTGGTATTGTTCCAGAGGTTTTGTCCCTTAGGGCTGCTTCTGCTGTAAGAAAACTTGCAGAAGACTTTACTGAGGAGCTGAGGCGTTCTTTGCTTTTTGATATTATCAAAAAAGATATCAATTCCTTTGATATAGAGACTCTTGTTTCTGAGCATGATGTCAGGTTGTTGAGGCCTTCTTTTTTTGCAGATTGCAAGAGGAACTTTCTTGTTTGTCAGGCTTTCATGGGTTTTTTTTCTCCGGATATGGATGCGGAGAGGTTTGCTGCCGTTGTTCTTAAAAACATGGGGCTTTTGCGCTCTGTGCCTGCTTATTATCAGATTGAGGTTGTTAGGGGGTGCTTGCAGTCTTGTTCTTACTGTCCGTATCCAAAGTTTATTGATGTGCTGTCAACAAGAGAATTTATGCCAATAGAGCGCTTTTCTTCTATTATTGAGGAGATTGTTTCCTTTTCTTCCGATGCGGTTATCGGTCTAAGTGCTTTTGGTGAGCTTTCTTTGCATCCAGATGTGGTTAAGCTTCTGGAGATTGCTCTTTCTCACAAAGAACTGTCAGTACTTGTGGAGACTTCTGGCTACGGCTGGGATGTGTCTGTGCTTGAAAAGATTTCATCGTTGGATGGCAGTGATAGAATAAAATGGATTGTTTCTCTGGATACACTGAATGAAAATTTGTATTCTGTGATACGTGGAGATGGCTTTTCCGATGTTATGGCTTGTATTGATGTTTTAAAAAGACTGTTTGGCGATAATGTTTTTTTACAGGCTGTAAGACTGAGAGAGACAGAGGATTATCTTGAGTCTTTTTACAGGACATTAAAGGAAAAACAGTATAATGTAATAATTCAACAATATGACTCTTTTTGTGCTATGTTGCCGGACAAGATGGTTGTGGATATTTCTCCTGTGCGTCGTTTTCCTTGTTGGCATATTTCAAGGGATATGGTTGTTATGATTGATGGTACTGTTCCTGTCTGTAAAGAGCGCTTTTTGACAGGCCCTTATGCTGGCAATGTGTTTTCCGATAGTCTAGAAAATATCTGGAAAAACATAGAAAAATATTGGGATATGCATTTGTCCGAGAATTATCCAGATTATTGTTTGAACTGCAAAGAATATTTTACTTTTAATTTTTAA
- a CDS encoding flagellar filament outer layer protein FlaA produces MKRIFILLVVTLLVAGSMGIFAEESVLIDFSTLAADYPADNPVENEATMVDYSTVAGAGFSDEDKALMKTSLAINNWEVHLNSSAQFVLTTTNSYVRAATVKDTAPKYPGETIMGVRVNFPTAPFNAWAVIQPPFEIPAYADKTQVGADGTLTVPQEEVGKGTKFHGYGVVTNVGVIKSVHVDVRGLNFPHGLSVILQDQNGENHEIFLGYLNFDGWKEMVWENPNYVTDVRNRELKVYPLYPNLRPLVKLIGFRIYKDGAMDGGDFLAYIKDVKVVYDKAVLDLEEDIDHEAVWGILQKREEARRTAEMKRLGNLQVLRFLEKKKMHADAAESTGNQGAAQ; encoded by the coding sequence ATGAAACGGATTTTCATTCTTCTGGTTGTGACACTCCTGGTTGCAGGGAGCATGGGTATCTTTGCAGAAGAGTCTGTCCTTATAGATTTTTCCACACTTGCTGCGGATTATCCTGCAGATAACCCGGTGGAAAACGAGGCAACAATGGTTGATTACAGCACTGTTGCCGGAGCAGGTTTTTCTGACGAGGACAAGGCACTCATGAAAACTTCCCTGGCAATAAACAACTGGGAAGTTCACTTGAATTCTTCCGCACAGTTTGTTCTCACAACAACCAATTCTTATGTGAGAGCTGCCACTGTAAAGGATACTGCTCCAAAGTATCCGGGAGAAACAATTATGGGCGTGAGGGTAAACTTCCCCACAGCTCCATTTAATGCATGGGCTGTCATACAGCCGCCTTTTGAGATCCCGGCTTATGCTGACAAGACTCAAGTTGGTGCTGACGGCACATTAACTGTTCCTCAGGAAGAAGTTGGTAAGGGTACCAAATTTCATGGCTACGGCGTTGTAACAAACGTAGGTGTTATCAAGTCCGTACATGTTGATGTAAGAGGTCTCAACTTTCCCCATGGTTTATCCGTAATACTTCAGGATCAAAACGGAGAGAATCATGAGATTTTTCTCGGATATCTCAACTTTGATGGTTGGAAAGAAATGGTATGGGAAAATCCCAACTATGTTACGGATGTAAGGAATAGAGAGCTTAAGGTATATCCTCTCTATCCCAACCTGAGACCACTTGTAAAGCTCATAGGTTTCCGTATCTATAAAGATGGAGCTATGGATGGCGGTGACTTCCTTGCTTATATTAAGGATGTCAAGGTAGTATATGATAAGGCAGTTCTTGACCTTGAGGAAGACATAGATCATGAGGCAGTATGGGGAATCCTCCAGAAGAGAGAGGAAGCCCGCAGAACAGCCGAAATGAAGAGACTTGGAAATCTCCAAGTTCTCAGATTCCTTGAGAAGAAAAAGATGCATGCAGATGCTGCAGAGTCCACCGGCAATCAGGGTGCAGCTCAGTAA
- a CDS encoding V-type ATP synthase subunit E has protein sequence METAIKELIESLKRDGVEAGQKQADEIVRDAKIRADEIIEKARQQAKVIREEAEREASQFRMSAEEAVRQAGRDLVLSVKKELEEIASFVLLEMIKESYSDKAVEDAVVSVVSSWSVDEVGDVELRLPENVSEALMASLKKRLADKIAAGLELRPVKGLDKGFKIALKDGSAYYDFSEKGIVEVLSAFLNPRVAALLSESIK, from the coding sequence ATGGAGACTGCTATCAAGGAGCTTATAGAATCTTTAAAAAGGGATGGTGTAGAGGCGGGACAAAAACAGGCTGATGAGATTGTGAGGGATGCTAAGATTAGGGCTGATGAGATTATAGAAAAGGCAAGACAGCAGGCTAAGGTTATTCGTGAGGAGGCCGAGAGGGAGGCATCTCAGTTTAGGATGAGCGCAGAAGAGGCTGTGCGTCAAGCTGGCAGAGATCTTGTGTTGTCCGTCAAAAAGGAGTTAGAGGAGATTGCTTCTTTTGTGCTCCTGGAGATGATAAAGGAATCTTACTCAGATAAGGCTGTAGAGGATGCTGTTGTGTCTGTTGTGTCTTCTTGGTCAGTGGATGAGGTGGGGGATGTGGAGCTTAGGTTGCCTGAGAATGTTTCTGAGGCTCTTATGGCTTCTCTTAAGAAAAGGCTTGCGGACAAGATTGCTGCAGGGCTTGAGTTGAGGCCTGTTAAGGGGCTTGATAAGGGGTTTAAGATTGCGCTAAAAGATGGCAGTGCGTATTATGATTTTTCTGAGAAGGGGATTGTCGAGGTTCTTTCTGCTTTTCTTAATCCAAGGGTTGCGGCTTTGCTCTCTGAGTCAATAAAATAG